Proteins co-encoded in one Pithys albifrons albifrons isolate INPA30051 chromosome 14, PitAlb_v1, whole genome shotgun sequence genomic window:
- the IRS4 gene encoding insulin receptor substrate 4: protein MASAMNGPGGGGGEEEPGARHTGGGAAPQQEPGVLGAAAGEGEPAAGEGGRCPSPQPHHLLLLLRRSPSASLCPETAPAPGRAGPPAGRGGQPPTAGRGAGEDVRKCGYLRKQKHGHKRYFVLRAESHLAPARLEYYDSEKKFKSSLRAAGAGGAAALCCPPPKRVIPLYQCFTVSRRADAKHKHIIALYTKDEYFAMLAENEAEQEAWYEAISELMSQSKRGFLEQEDHADQQVDEDDEHYGATLRPGTVFKEVWQVNVKPKGLGQTKNLTGVYRLCLSSKAIHLVKLNSEVPSVHLQLMNIRRCGHSENFFFIEVGRSASIGPGELWMQVDDSVVAQNMHETFLDTMKALKAFAEFRPRSKSQSSSGGSGTNPISFITTRRHLGNLPPSQTGLQRRTRTESVAGGTPPTTKSNNSYRFRTSSEGEGTMTRPFRSVTGSLIHLNTARMNLGRQEGSGRYVRAAFSSSYHTRSASLPVSHFPSTTSPISVSSSSGHGSASDMLTRPSSSSVCGSPSDGGFISSDEYGSSPGDFRYFRVRSNTPDSLGNTPPIREENCLSEYMSMSKQQVDDGSRDDYMEAEKCFRKRTYSLTKPTSVAVQQKTTQTAALLDEDSAGNHGRLLYSETPKLKDNPELEYSDTNLDSMCNQSRSQARDDGYMPMMPGVASSLSSTSDYLPMTPKGMSVPKQINNSWSPSQVDSRGYMMMFPKAGSSPVRSPLTGFVSKGSNEKIINNEYMDMSPGNSAPKHPGDSNYIHTTSVSKGFSSYFSLPRSFKALSGQNGDHSEYVPMSSPGKLLYGGPESVKGVSSETLANGISKLPTLKSSDEGLVQSRAPRPTRLPLGTRGSNTIPRMYDRTVPPEPASPGEYINIDFNEKASNTPYSLSAEGSPSSLGSSSDHRQSPLSDYMSVDLDVQSPKVAKELSNSLTDISIYANSSIPRNQPNPDYARLSFGTACVSTTSNRTDDYTEMTFNMAATPPRPFATESDNGVKMDSPSSIVNRLCIVDRYAGSSSFSVPSSDPPMGPKVIRADPQGRRRHSSETFSSAGTVTTSSSFFTDSSKRHSSASFDNVWLKPDETISDGHESKMSRDTSTGFQNGLNYIALNLRDAPLSCEASPAVPACHLQNGTSSLDSGAYVSIDFSRSDGLKCNAARKD, encoded by the coding sequence ATGGCGAGCGCGATGAATggcccgggcggcggcggcggcgaggAGGAGCCGGGCGCCCGGCACACGGGAGGCGGAGCCGCGCCCCAGCAGGAGCCCGGCGTGCTCGGCGCGGCGGCGGGCGAGGGGGAGCCGGCGGCAGGCGAGGGCGGGCGCTGCCCGTCCCCTCAGCCGcaccacctgctgctgctgctgcggcGCTCGCCCAGCGCCTCGCTGTGCCCCGAGACCGCccccgcgccgggccgggccgggcccccgGCGGGCCGAGGCGGGCAGCCCCCCACGGCCGGCCGCGGCGCCGGTGAGGACGTGAGGAAGTGCGGGTACCTGCGCAAGCAGAAACATGGGCACAAGCGCTACTTCGTGCTGCGCGCCGAGAGCCACCTGGCCCCCGCCCGGCTGGAGTACTACGACAGCGAGAAGAAGTTCAAGAGCAGCCTGCGGGCGGCGGGGGCCGGCGGCGCGGCCGCGCTGTGCTGCCCCCCGCCCAAGCGGGTCATCCCGCTGTACCAGTGCTTCACCGTGAGCCGCCGCGCAGACGCCAAGCACAAGCACATCATCGCCCTGTACACCAAGGACGAGTACTTCGCCATGCTGGCGGAGAACGAGGCCGAGCAGGAGGCCTGGTACGAGGCCATCAGCGAGCTCATGAGCCAGAGCAAGAGGGGcttcctggagcaggaggaccACGCTGATCAGCAGGTGGATGAGGACGATGAGCACTACGGGGCCACTCTCAGGCCTGGCACCGTGTTCAAGGAGGTGTGGCAGGTCAACGTGAAGCCCAAAGGGTTGGGACAAACGAAGAACCTCACTGGTGTATACAGGTTGTGCCTCTCCAGCAAGGCCATCCACCTCGTCAAGCTGAACTCGGAGGTACCCTCTGTCCACCTGCAGCTGATGAACATTCGCCGCTGTGGACACTCAGAGAACTTCTTCTTTATTGAAGTGGGCAGATCTGCCTCTATTGGTCCTGGAGAACTCTGGATGCAAGTGGATGATTCAGTAGTTGCCCAGAATATGCACGAGACTTTTCTGGATACCATGAAAGCTCTAAAGGCTTTTGCAGAATTCAGGCCCCGAAGCAAGAGCCAGTCTTCCAGTGGTGGCAGTGGTACCAATCCCATCTCCTTCATCACCACCAGGAGGCATTTGGGCAACCTGCCCCCAAGCCAGACAGGCTTGCAGAGAAGAACTAGAACTGAGAGTGTTGCTGGAGGAACTCCTCCTACCACCAAAAGCAACAACTCCTATCGCTTCAGAACATCCAGCGAAGGAGAAGGAACCATGACTAGACCTTTTAGGTCAGTGACTGGGAGTCTGATCCACCTGAATACTGCAAGGATGAATTTGGGCCGGCAAGAAGGGAGTGGAAGGTACGTGAGAGCCGCTTTCAGCTCATCTTATCACACCAGGTCTGCTTCGCTGcctgtttctcattttccctccaCTACAAGTCCCATCAGTGTTTCTTCCAGTAGTGGCCATGGCTCTGCTTCGGACATGCTGACCAGGCCTTCTAGCTCATCTGTTTGTGGTTCCCCAAGCGATGGGGGATTTATCTCTTCTGATGAATatggctccagccctggagattTCAGGTACTTTCGTGTCAGGAGTAATACACCAGATTCCCTGGGAAACACACCACCCATCAGAGAGGAGAACTGTCTGAGTGAGTACATGTCCATGAGTAAACAACAAGTAGATGATGGCTCAAGAGATGATTATATGGAGGCTGAAAAGTGTTTCAGGAAAAGAACTTACTCTCTAACAAAACCAACTTCTGTAGCAGTGCAGCAGAAGACAACACAAACTGCAGCTTTGTTAGATGAAGATTCTGCAGGAAATCATGGTCGTTTACTTTACTCTGAAACACCAAAATTGAAAGATAACCCTGAATTGGAGTACAGTGATACTAACCTTGATTCCATGTGTAACCAAAGTAGGAGTCAAGCCAGGGATGATGGGTACATGCCAATGATGCCAGGAGTTGCATCTTCTCTATCCAGCACCAGCGATTATTTGCCCATGACTCCTAAAGGCATGTCTGTTCCAAAACAGATTAACAATTCCTGGTCACCATCTCAAGTTGACTCACGAGGTTATATGATGATGTTTCCAAAGGCTGGTTCTTCACCTGTGCGGAGTCCTTTAACTGGATTTGTTTCTAAAGGAAGTAATGAGAAGATCATAAACAATGAGTATATGGATATGTCACCTGGTAATTCAGCTCCAAAGCACCCCGGTGATTCAAATTACATTCACACCACTTCTGTTTCCAAAGGTTTtagttcatatttttctttgccCCGAAGCTTTAAGGCATTATCAGGACAAAATGGTGACCACAGTGAGTATGTTCCAATGTCTTCACCTGGAAAACTCTTGTATGGTGGACCAGAAAGCGTAAAAGGGGTCAGCAGTGAGACTCTTGCTAATGGCATCTCTAAATTGCCAACATTGAAAAGCTCAGATGAAGGACTTGTGCAGAGCAGGGCCCCCAGGCCCACACGGCTGCCCCTGGGTACGAGAGGGAGTAACACCATCCCCAGAATGTACGATCGTACAGTTCCACCCGAGCCAGCGAGTCCTGGGGAATACATAAATATTGATTTTAATGAAAAGGCGAGTAACACACCATACTCCTTATCTGCAGAAGGATCACCATCATCTCTAGGCTCAAGTAGTGATCACAGGCAGTCACCTCTCTCTGATTACATGAGCGTTGACTTGGATGTGCAGTCACCAAAAGTAGCAAAGGAACTGTCCAACTCTCTAACAGATATTTCAATTTATGCAAATTCCAGTATTCCTagaaaccaaccaaaccctGACTATGCCAGGCTTTCATTTGGTACTGCCTGTGTCAGCACCACCAGTAACAGGACTGATGACTACACTGAGATGACGTTCAACATGGCAGCAACACCACCTCGGCCGTTTGCCACCGAGTCCGACAACGGTGTGAAGATGGATAGTCCTTCTTCCATCGTTAATAGACTCTGCATTGTTGATCGATATGCTGGTAGCAGTAGCTTCTCTGTTCCTAGCTCTGACCCTCCTATGGGACCCAAAGTGATTCGAGCTGACCCTCAAGGCAGGAGGAGACACAGTTCTGAGACGTTTTCTTCTGCTGGGACTGTGACAACCTCATCGTCTTTCTTTACTGATAGTAGCAAaagacacagctctgcctcatTTGACAACGTTTGGTTAAAACCAGATGAAACCATTTCCGATGGTCACGAAAGCAAAATGTCCAGGGATACCTCAACTGGATTTCAGAATGGCTTAAACTACATCGCTCTGAATTTACGGGATGCCCCCCTAAGCTGCGAGGcgagccctgcagtgccagcttgTCATCTCCAGAACGGGACTTCGAGTTTGGACAGTGGAGCTTACGTAAGCATAGATTTCAGCAGATCTGATGGGCTGAAGTGTAACGCTGCAAGAAAAG